From the Corynebacterium sp. P3-F1 genome, the window CTAACTACCTGCACGATTGAGGTTTAACGGAAGTTAACCTTACATCGATGTAATTTACACTTTGCTCCTCTAGTGTGGCAGGTGTCAGGCACCGCGAAGAACGGTCCTGGCTACCACCAACCGCACTAGGGGAGCAAGTTCATGTTTGACCCTTCTGTTAGCCATCTTGAAACTGCCGGCGCTCGAATGGAAAGCGCGGGCGACAATCCCGAACAACTCACATCGCCCGCCGCACTGAAAACTTATGTGCTGGACACCTCGGTTCTGTTGTCCGATCCGTGGGCGCTGAGAAAGTTCGCGGAGCACAGCGTTGTTCTCCCGCTCGTGGTCGTCACGGAACTCGAGCAAAAACGTCATCACCCAGAGCTTGGCTGGTTCGCCCGCCAAGCTCTTCGCTTTTTGGAGGACCTGCGCCAGGACTACGACCGGCTGGACGAGCCCATGCCGGTCAATATCGACGGCGGCACCGTTCGGGTGGAGCTGAACCACCAGGACCAAACGAACCTTCCTGCTGCGCTGCGCGGGCCGGAGAATGACAACCGAATTCTGGCGTGCGCCTTCAACTTCATGCAGGAGGGTAAGGACACCGTTCTGGTGACCAAGGACGTGCCGCTGCGCGTGAAAGCGGGCGCGGTCGGTTTGGCGGCGCAGGAGTACCGCGCGCAGGATGTCGTGCTTACGGGCTACACGGGAATGGCTGAGCTGGAGGTCTCCGGGGAAGAGATCGACGAACTGTATGCCACCGGTTTTGCAGCTATTGACACTGGTGATCTCCCGGTGCATTGCGGTTTGACGCTGAACGCGGGGAGGCAGTCTGCTCTTGCGCGGGTGGCACCAAGCGGAGGCGTGAAACTCGTCCGCGGCGACGCCGACGCTTTCGGATTGTCCGGCAGAAGCGCCGAGCAGCGGGTTGCGCTCGATCTGCTTCTCGACGACACCGTCGGCATCGTCTCCATCGGCGGCCGCGCCGGAACCGGTAAGTCCGCGCTTGCTCTGTGCGCAGGGCTGGAGTCGGTTTTGGAGCGCGGAGAGCACAAACGCATCATTGTTTTCCGGCCGCTGTACGCGGTAGGCGGGCAGAACTTGGGCTACCTTCCGGGCGATGAGATGGAGAAGATGAACCCGTGGTCTCAGGCGGTGTACGACACATTGGAAGGCGTTGTTTCGGACAATGTGCTCGAAGAAGTCGCAGCGCGTGATCTGCTGGAGGTGCTGCCGCTCACGCACATCCGCGGCCGCAGCCTGCACGAT encodes:
- a CDS encoding PhoH family protein, producing MESAGDNPEQLTSPAALKTYVLDTSVLLSDPWALRKFAEHSVVLPLVVVTELEQKRHHPELGWFARQALRFLEDLRQDYDRLDEPMPVNIDGGTVRVELNHQDQTNLPAALRGPENDNRILACAFNFMQEGKDTVLVTKDVPLRVKAGAVGLAAQEYRAQDVVLTGYTGMAELEVSGEEIDELYATGFAAIDTGDLPVHCGLTLNAGRQSALARVAPSGGVKLVRGDADAFGLSGRSAEQRVALDLLLDDTVGIVSIGGRAGTGKSALALCAGLESVLERGEHKRIIVFRPLYAVGGQNLGYLPGDEMEKMNPWSQAVYDTLEGVVSDNVLEEVAARDLLEVLPLTHIRGRSLHDAFVIVDEAQSLERNVLLTVLSRLGRGSRVVLTHDVAQRDNLRVGRHDGVQAVIEKLKGQDLFAHVTLTRSERSPIAELVTDLLEDHA